CCCGCACATATTAAACGGTTATCTTCTCCGCAGAGTTGCTGTAATTGCAGTTATGACATTTCCATCTGCAGTTTCCATTGTGATTTAATGCGCAGTCATGTTCACAGTGCGTTCTGGGTTTGACGTGCAGCAGAGCCGGCCCAGTGTATCTACCTTGTAGCCTGTCTTTTCACACAAGGCTCCTTGTGTTTTAGTAGGCCACCTGCACTGTCCCATGATCTGCCTGGCAGGGAACAGCAACCCACAGGGGAGTCAGTTGACACTGTGAGAGACCAGAAACACAACACACTTGGATTATTGTGGGCTAAAGCCTTGGAGGCCTGTGGCAAGGACAAAGTTAACCTCAAAAGAAAAAGATATTTTAGAAACCTCAAGAAAGGACATCACAACGTTTGTTTAAATGTATTCTGTGGTGCTCAGTTTCCCAATTAGACATCATATAACTTTCTGCCTCTACGTTATTTAACACAAGATCTGAATACATTAGCACTTTTCTGTAAATACTAGCATTATTAATCAACCTCTGGGAAAATATTATTTGTGAAGGTGCCTATAGGGCTGTACATCATGATAGCTATTGTGACTTTTTGATGTGGAAGAGCAGTCCAGAGAGATGTAATagactgttaaataaataaagccaCTTAGATGGACCTGCTTACACGGCAACCAACAAAAATGACCCAATagacactaggggtgtaagaaaatactggttctgcaatatatcgtgatatttcatttcacaatactgtatcattattaaaagtttttaggtatttattcaaaggcagatgttgtggaggttcatttttttcttttttgtttatattttatttattattatttaacactcttttattaaataatgttagttcctttgttgggattgcacaaaaataatgttatgatgttagttatgaactttttagaatatgaacatttgaacaggatcttaaactgtaacgtctgtaaaacataatttaagttttaacacaggaacattttgtgatatagcattagatcctgttgtgatcaaataaaaatgtgtttagtatttgtgcacaaTTCTAGTACAATTcatttcttcaaggaaataatcatttaaaaaaaaaagaaacaaaaaatcgcctttttaatagtatcgtgatatattgtgatatatatcgtattgtgatttggatcgcattgccagattcttgccaatgcactcCCCTAATAGACCCTACAAAATTAGAATTAAAGCAGCATACAGGAAGTGCCACTCAACTGAGTTTATTGCAAACTGTTCCGATCTGTCCACAAGTCATgcataaatcaaaacaaaaacacatttcctcAGTATTGTACTGTTATTGCTATTAGCTCTGGTTTTGTACACACTGTCTGAAGGCTTCCTCAATGAGCTAGGGGATTTCTAAAACAGCATGTAGATAATGATAAAATTATAATTATTTGACATCCATTATAATCAGATTCAGTTTTAGAAATTTGTCGAATTAcagtctgcaacttcaccactagataccAGCATTGTTTCAAAAACTGAAATACATAATTGTATGGAGAAATGTATTGATAACAAGATGTTTtagtaacaaaaacaaaactctagTTGCATGATGTCCAGTTGAATGGACATTTATCAAAGGTTTGTAcggaaatccttgaaaatgcttgaatttcaatgttgtgttttcaaggtctggaaagtgcttgaattttagttttagtgcttgcaattataacttttatttattgatttttaatattAAGTCTGCCAGGTTATATACCAAGCCAAAGCTACTGGCAGAAAAGCGatatatgttgaaaaataaaactttatgtcaaaaaagaaaattaacggGTGCTCTCAGGTCGGGATCTTTGGTTtggtgcaagtgtgtctgaagaacacattTAGTGGCTttccttttttggataaaactttgtgttcttctttaatttctaacctttttgctattatgaaacataattttagatgtttatagcataatacaatgtacatcattgtgataaaaagtgaaacaaataatcatgagtatatgtatttgtgtagatgtatctgtttatttatttatttatttatttaaatgcctAGACTTTTGTTACTTCCCTgcaccctgctgtaatgcttttatgttttatgtaaagcactttgaattgtcttgtacatgaaatgtgctatataaataaacctgcctggaTATGTATTTTACCTCAGCGATAAGGGGctttgctggaaaaatttgaaaatgacctttaaaagtgcttgaatttgaccttgaaaaatgtgtttgaACCCTGATTTCTATCCATCTCTTTCCAGTTTGCAGTGAATATGTTCAGAACATTGCCTCCGTCGTCCAACCCTACCGGAGCAGAGTTTGACCCAGAGGAGGATGAGCCCACACTTGAGGCTGCGTGGCCACACCTTCAGGTGACATTCTAGTTATTTAATCATCACAAGGTCTGTTGGTATAGGTTTCCTCTTGATATCCACAGGAGGAGGCAAGAACATTTTGAGAACTGAAGTAGGAACATGGTTAAAAAACAATCACAGCAATGCCCTAAGCTGCAGTGGGCTCAGATTTCTACTGTgtattcattctttttttgtttttgtttctttctgttgCAGCTCGTCTATGAATTTTTCCTTAGGTTTTTAGAATCACCTGACTTTCAGCCGAACATAGCAAAGAAATACATTGACCAGAAATTTGTTATGCAGGTAAGAATATAATATTATAAACATACTCTTAGCATTTAGGATCAAATCAAATTCACAAAATGACGTGGTTTGTAATTTCATGGTATTTTATTCGCTTTTTAGCTGCTAGAACTATTTGACAGCGAAGATCCCAGAGAGAGAGACTTCCTTAAAACCACCCTCCACAGGATCTATGGAAAGTTTCTGGGACTGAGAGCGTACATAAGAAAACAGATCAATAACATTTTCTATAGGTGGGTGCATGTCTCCCACTTGTCCTTGCttttttggcttcactttttgttttttgctctaTACAAAGACTGTGTTTCGACTGAATATTCTGTGTTCTCTCTCACAGGTTTATCTATGAGACAGAGCACCATAACGGTATAGCAGAACTACTGGAAATACTTGGAAGGTAAAGTTAGTTACCTGTTCACTGAATGCATCTGGTGatttttaaactgttttcatATTCAGGGCTCTTCTTCTATTTATATTTATTCTGTCCTTGTAAAATCATGAGTTATTGGATACTTTTAtctaacatttatttattattcttttgtgTTTTGCAGCATAATCAACGGATTTGCCTTACCACTAAAAGAAGAGCACAAGATTTTTCTGTTGAAGGTTTTATTGCCTCTGCACAAAGTCAAATCACTCAGTGTCTACCATCCGCAGGTAACGTGTAGGCGAAGGTTTGATAAAGCGTTTTAAACAGCTTAGGAGAAAGAATCACAACACATGCATCACTGATTTATGCATTCATTATCCTGTGAATGTGCTTGTCCAAACCTGTTGTTTGTTTATGGGAGCAGCAGGTCATTCTGCATGTTCTAGCCAGTTTTCCCCTCAGGCATCCTGTGTGTCTTGCTTTCATAATATGCTTTTGCATAAATTCAAACACTCTGACAGATTAATGAtcctgtttgtttatgtgttttccAGCTGGCCTACTGTGTTGTGCAGTTTCTGGAAAAGGACAGCACTCTAACTGAGCCGGTATGTCAAGTAAAACCAAGTAAATTTCACTCATTTGCATTATTGCCTGTCAGTATGTTCTTACAGGTGTAACCTTTCCACAATAGAATGATGAAAAACAACAAGGTCTGTGTTAGATTTACAAGGTTTTTCCATGGGTTTTGGAGTGTCTTAGGGAAAATGCTGGAACACGGACAGCACACCTACCTTTGTGCGAATTTTGGATGCACAAATGGGGAATTTGGGGAAGAAGTGttgtgaatttaaaaagaaaatcagAATTTCCTCTCACTTTGAACTAGTACCAGCAATTTGGAAAAGCCAGACCAGATAATGAATAAACATATTTGTCAGCTAGAAACATTAAAGCATTCACACATTCAGCAATTAAAGTCGATGCTAGCTAAGACTGTCCATAGTGACACACTGATGTTCTactaatttatatttatatgagtGTTTATTTATTGATGATGGAACATGTGAGTCTGACAGCAGATGTATTTTGGTTTTAGAGGAGAGTCAAAATTTTTCTTTCCTGAAGCTAAAAGGCACTGACAGCTTAACATCTGGGACCACAATGCTTATTACATAGACTGACTGAGAATTTTGGTTTATTACTGACCATAGAAACTcataaaaatgtgtgtattttagttCAATGATGTCTGAGAATTTGTGAATATCTCTTCTATATCTGATCCTTTAGCCATAAAAGTGTCATAAAATGTAATTTCCTTCACACACAGATAATTTTGTAGGAAGAGTTCTGAAATATTGGCGAGATGTAGCCAGAAAGGACTGGAATATGCATTTTAGAGCTACTTTCATTTTCCGGCCTCACTGAATATCAATTAAAAAAGTCGTCTTATTCTCAAAAAGACACTAGCTTAGTTTATCGAGTGCAGCATGCAGTTATTACTATAACAACAAAAACTGTGCCTGAAACAAGCCTCAAATGATACACAAGCATCTAAGTTAAGGTTGAAATGAACaggtaaaaaataaacaatatgatTTGTGGTCTTTTAgtagataaatgtaaaaaaaaaaaaaatgaccagaAAAAATGCTCAGCGGTCTTTGCTAACAACTGCATGCAACAAAAGCTGCCTCATAATTTTTATTGATAAtattaacattacactgtgaagaTGGCTCCTTTTGTACTTTCTATGAACTCTCTGCTAAATGCTCCCAAAAActtccaatagttttgctacaaTACATTGAGAATGCCATAGTGACAAAGCTTGACAGGCGTAGCAACAGTAACTTAGAGGGGCTGTGCTTAGCGAAGGGAAGGGCCGATTTTATTAATataatggagtggatttctatagcgcttttctagacacctaaagcgctttacattattgacccattattcatttgctctcacattcacactctggtggtgataaactacatttgtagccacagctgccctggggcagactgacagacgcgtggctgccaatttgcacctacggcccctccaaccaccaccatacattcatacacattcatacagtgggtggcactggaggcagggagggtgaagtgtcttgcccaaggtcaCAATGGACTGagtaggacagagcgggatttgaaccgccaaccctttggttattggacaacccgctctaccacctgagccacagccgcccccaaTAACTTTTCACAATGTCATCAAATTACACCTTTTTGTTGTTTTGAGTGGGAGACCCCTAATGGGAGAAAttaaatatagtgtgtttaagTTGCTTAATTACCCCTTTGGCACTATTAAGTATTACCATTACTGTATCATCCCTACAGGTGGTAATGGCTCTACTAAAGTATTGGCCAAAGACTCACAGTCCCAAGGAAGTGATGTTCCTCAACGAACTGGAGGAAATCCTGGACGTCATCGAGCCATCCGAGTTTGTGAAGGTGCAAGAGCCGCTCTTCAGACAGCTGGCCAAGTGTGTGTCCAGCCCACATTTTCAGGTAACTTCCCTTTTATCACCGTGTTTTATTTTACAGGGTTCTTGgggagtcttaaaaagtcttgaatttacaaatctgcatttaatacctagAAAAGTctttaataaattattaaatttgatgtggtaggtcttacattatgttgccataaacttgttggttgTATTGTAGGGCCGGGCGATAAAATGATAACAATGTATATcgcgaaataacttttcctcgacagaaatatgagacatgttcgatacaattttgatagaattcattcgtccatgttttgacagacttaagaacagccaatcataattaagtagcgctgcaccAAATCAATCATACTAGAGCCGCGTCatgttaggttgacgcacacagcacaggcgtaagagcagctgcagcacacacgctaatgtttgggctgcaacgggaggtaatgagtgttccctcaggagaaaatttgaCTGAGAACTCGGGTGACTGAAAAGCACTGTACGAACCATTTCAGTTCCGgcgtacaacagaggcatagaagctgggagccagacgttcaaagcatgttaagtttcattttcagtttatgcCAGTTATGACAGTTACAgaacgcacccccatgtatacacCTCTggcattgtttggtgaagatggtctgttttgtctgtgttctcttttaaacatgaaagctttttcctgctggtcagacttttagtttagttttaaatatatgttcctgttttatttatctgaaacagttgaaTAATGTTCTTCAGTGCATCTGTCACATTCAACAtctgaaaataaatcatatataaaTCAAAAATATCTTTCTGATGTCTTCAacactaacttatgagtaatgaacaatttaagcttgacaaaaatagtgatttgatttatattgtgatacatatcgatatcatctgatatgaaaaagaATGATGgtgatataatttttttccatatcgcccagccctactgtattgtgtttaagtgtgtctgggaaatgtccaagctgcaaagataGTAACGTTCGTTGATTTAGtttcacctgttccaacctgacaatttgtATTGAAATttggaaccaattatcactaactttgcagcccccactgAGGAATGACTTCAATGAATAATTTCCCTAAATTCTAGTAGTCATGAATTTttaccagtatggctgtgaaatgggcattaaattctgtcttAAGTAGTCTtataaaggtcttaaaaagtcttaaatttaacttgtagaaacctgtaagaaCCCTGAATTCAGTAGCCGTTGTTGCTACCAGTCACTGAAGTGTGTGAATGTTCTCTGTAGGTGGCAGAGCGAGCTTTATACTACTGGAACAACGAGTACATCATGAGTCTGATCAGCGACAACGCAGCGAAGATTCTGCCCATAATGTTCCCAGCTCTGTATCGCAACTCAAAGACCCACTGGAACAAGTAAGATACTCGAATGTAGAGCCACTACACAAACTGTGCATACGTCATTAAACACTCGACTTTTAACACTGCGTGTAACTTTGCAAAAATACTTCTCATAGTGGTACAAGCTCCTACATGCCATTTAATGCCTTCACTACACTTTCTGCTTTGGGGCACATGAGACTGAAACAGAATATGGCGCACATGCAATTTAATGATTTTCCAGGTTCAATATGGAAGATTTACATGTGCATGTCTGCAGTACATGAAGTGGGTTCTAGTGGGAGCAGAAATTGTATAAAGTGACAGCATCCAATGGGTGTACAGAAGGGATGATGGATGATAATGCTAAAAGCGTGTCTACAGACTTCCCAGTTGATGAACTTATTAGTGTTACGCTATAAACACAATTATAGTCGATTTGGTTGCcagcaaaaatgtaaaatgtatgttttgttcaataaacagaagcgcAGACAGTATGATTCAGCAGGTTAGCGAGCTACAGTCACACTTGTCTAACACTATATGTCTAACAATCTTACTAGTAGAAGAATAATTTTCAGGACCATCAGTACAGGGGTCCAAATAATGTAAGTGAAACCAGAATGTCTCCTAATAAATTGAGTTGAGTTGTACAGAGATGGATGTgggagcctgtttttttttttttttctctttaatttatcAGTGGTATTACATTTTAAGATACaattgtggggggaaaaaaaaatcattagacccttgttttcttcaatttcttgttcattttaatgcctggtacaactaaaggtacatttgtttggacaaatataatgataacaacaaaaacagctcataacagtttaatttcagagctgatatctatccattttccatattttcttgataataaccaaaatcacttcagttcttacatcaatatctatggcattgtactgacaaaaacagggcttttaggcattccatgttttcttttctgtctgttttagtcacatgatacacacaggagttagtacttgattgcattaccattgtttttgattatttttgatggtctaataattttttccatgactgtactcCTACACTGGGTTCAGTTTCATGCTGTGGTTGTTGCCCCTTGGCTCAGAGCTGCTTATTCACtgacattagctaactccatttccaAGCTAACAATGGTCTCAGTTTCCTACATGcatgataacagcctgtacaATGATATCTAGGTTGAAGACTTGGCTTGTTTTTCTGCTAAACAATCCATACACATGTTTCTGAGTCTTGAGTGTTCATCTACAGCTGCAACAATGTGCAACACGAGCTCCTGTTACCAAAAAATGGAGCCACAGTCACAAAATCTCAGCTGCCAGCACATATTGTAACACAAACTAAGGATACAAACCCTTTAAGAACcaagaataataaaacaaatcataTTCTTCACATTAAACCGAAACTATTATATCGTCGCTGTTGGGCTGAAACCTCATCAGTCCGTTTttggtcttttcttttttttggtcataaaacaaTTCTGTTGGTCAGTTTTCACATTGGCCTGATGGCTTTAGAAcaatttaaccaatgaaaagtgttgataaCAGCTTAAGATTACATCTCTTAactctattcatttatttagaatatacatcgtttttccagtttcctgaaaaatagccattttggacataagaggtttccacctaaCAGCAACGATGTGCCTGTTTTGACAATAGTGTAGCTATTTGCAATTATCATGCATCATCTTTTAATCCTTAAAAGATCTAAACAGCTACAgttgaacaaaagcatctactgatctgaaatgtttaataactttcaaaccattgatcctatcaatacatggaaataattcaggtaaaatgcagtttctgtaCTTATCAAAAGCATCAGCTATAACATTCAGAACCTTCATAGTGAATGCAGAAACACTGTCATgctctacaacatttattcaccaataAACGCCACatagtttgaaaaatgacagaggttatacatgcttgtttttacattcaggtaatgatatattttgttgaaaagtcactgtatcttctttttttccactgtcgatataataatctttgaattttctctgatttaacttatgaacatctacatggtcagaataacagggtttctgcaggtcattaaaagcattaaaagtcattaaattcgATGTTCAGAGgcattcaaaaattaaatatacttgatgtggaaaaaaagacatagttattcacaatttattttgattatataaacatttcataattttgattggaagtgtagtgtgatgattgacaggcggaaccctttaattgtctaTGGTTTATGGCCGAtgcacgaagtcacaacaccggatgcttggaatgcaacgcgctgtgagtgtgctcatgctgtggcgaaacaGCGGAGGGAAAATtggcaaatgtcagaaaaatgggaaaatgcaagtttcagcagaagtggttggaggaggaactattcagaacccggttaaagcctgtcgacagtaaactgcaatgtatatatgtatgtatgtatctacaACTATATAAAAACTGTGTCTGCAGCTGGACATTGGCATAAAATttatttaaagtggcattaaaaagggcattaaaaagcatagcatttgatttgctgatacctgcagtaACCCTGAATAaagtaaatgtaggaaaatacctcaggaaaggttaaatgtaaaaaaataaataaatttggaagttgccacaaaatcAGTTctttgtctttaagggttaaagctaaTTTTCCTGTCTGACGTCTTCTGGTGTATTTTCACAGGACGATCCATGGCCTCATCTACAATGCTCTCAAGCTCTTCATGGAGATGAATCAGAAGCTCTTTGATGATTGCACACAGCAGTTCAGGGCTGAGAAAAACAAGTAAGCGCAACCACAGTCACTTCACctataattaatgttttttattcaCTCTCGAGTCGGAGCCATGCGTAATTGCAATCAGCTCTAACGCTACAGCTTTATTTAAAGTCCACATGTATCAGTGCTGTTGGTGATGTGAGATTTGACCTTTTCAACAGAGAAAAGGCAAAGTCAAAAGAACGTGAGGAGGCGTGGATTAAGATCGAAAACCTTGCCAAATCAAATCCACAGGTGAGCAGTGTGGTACTTTTGCTGtcaaagtgtgtgtctgtgttaagATTTGCTGTAGTGTAATTAAACTTTGCATTAATATATTTTCATTTACTCtctcagtttggtttttgatttcagtttagtgCATACTTTTGTTACTTTGATTCAGTTTTAGTAAAATTTTTAGTCTTAAATGAAGCAATTTTTATatatagaagctgaaaaatgtAGCGTAAAAGAACgaaaatatgatttacaaaatCATATTTCATAAAAAGGGCAGTTTTGCTCAGTATGAACCAGTAACTTTGggagaaaatggaaaaaattaagccagtttttactgttttgatgTGTAGCATTGttgattagttttcattttattttctcaatgttcattttaacataatttttttgtTAACTGCCATATCcttgttgtgtgcgtgtgtgtgtgtaaacctgTATTGTGAGTCCACCTACACAAATTAAGTGtgctgcttgtgttttttttaatatatcagtTTTGTTGCTGTATTGTAGAGCCCTTTCCATCTTGACCTGCTGTAGTTTAATGAACTGTTTGGTACTTAACTTTTCCAAGTTACACTGGCAAAGATGGAAAGTGTTTGACGAGTGGTTCTGCTTTAGTGGTGGTGAACAATATGATCAGAGACCTTTTTAAGTACATTCAAAATAGTAAGTAAATGCAGGTTTCCCCTCCAGTATCCCCTCTCCAAAATCTTATACCCTTATATAGGTTATTTCATATCCAAGTaacaatacaaaacaacaatATATGTGATTACTTAGTATCTTTTCTGTTAATTCTTCAATAATTAGTTGATATAAAATAACCACAATAAttttattacaagttaaacaagtggtgccaggcacaacaaaccccgcccctcgcacgtattgtagcttattttggcatcgatccagctgatgtcatcatatcaattgcctctatatatgtgccaagtttgaagtaaattttaacaaatttgatgtttttatagacatgtgaattttcactcattataagtaaatgggagaagaaaaagattttaaaaatttgtaagaaaatttgaactttgacctactttgcccaaaatgtaataacatctattctgggtcactggcaatctataaacccaatttggtatgaatttaaccaatagttttgctgcaacagacatttgaaatttcacctattataagtaaatgggggaaaaaaaagattttaaaaatttctaaacaaaatttgaagtttgacctacttttcccaaaatgtaatcacatttattttggGACATTTGCAATCTATAAAtgtaatttggtatgaattcaaccaatagttttgctgctagagtataaacaaacaaacattccgAACCAAAAACGATACTCATTGCCTTCCCTTCGGCGGGTGGGGTAATAATGCAACGTATAAAAATACTTGctcatatttgattatttttctactttttttaagAGTCATTATGTATATTTTCAACTAAGCATGTACAATTTTAAtgtataaaacacagaaaagaggtCAAACtaatagtggatttttaaaggggGACAAAAAATAGTTTGAAGCAGGAAATAGGCTATAACAGATTAACCTGCAGATATGATCCCTacccatgtagaagaaaattTCAATACTAAAAACACATTAAGCCTAAGTGACATGATCATCTACTTCAGTAGCACATGAATAACATCTAAGTTGCACTAATAAATATCTGAATTAATAAATCTCCATCTTTGAACCaacagaattaacccataaatgtAACTTTTAAACTAAAATCTGTTATTGTTGATGAACTATGAGCCATAATCAGTGCCAAGTTCTTCTGATTCCTGTTGATTataaaatatgcaaatcagccAAACTGAGATCTACTAACAATAATAAATCAGTACAAGCCTATATGTGAATACGGTCAAAAATATACTAGTGATACATGCTTTTATGTATAGTAGAAATGCCTCAATTGGAGCTGAAACATTTATGAGAAGATTTGTCTGTtaaatgacaaatgtaaatatgaaaCATCCActtcataaaaatataaaatgtggCATGTAAACGCAACACTGCTTTCATCTGTGGGTTTTTCTAGCATCATATTTCACAGCCTTGAATGCAATGTGTTTTGTGCCATAAAATATTAGTTATATCTAATTAGTCAATACTTAAGAGGCTACTGCATAATCAAAACATAATTAAACTTGCCACAAATCATTAATATATAAagcattcaatcatttcaattctACATCTCAACTAAAGCTCATTAATTAGAAAACTTCCAATAGTTGCTTATTTAATTTGTTCATAGCCTCTTGAATCATTCTTCTTTGCATGCAACTGAAAGTCTTTTCTCCATCctcttgtgtttcttttttgtttctgttcCCTTTTTTTCAACATAGTTCTCTATGTATGTTGATTCCTCTGACCTCAATAGTCCTGTAGCAATGGAGACGGATGTTCCTTTGATAGAAGATGTTCAGAGGTTAAAAAAGACAGTTGAGGAGGGCGCGACTCAGGTAAACCTGacttctctctgtctctgtgaTCTTTTCTTTTATAATCAACCTTTTATATTGAtagatttttcttcaatttctaaaGCTTACTCAGTCCCCCCAGGGTttcatagactttttttttggaattGTCGTCGTCTTAA
This portion of the Sphaeramia orbicularis chromosome 22, fSphaOr1.1, whole genome shotgun sequence genome encodes:
- the ppp2r5ca gene encoding serine/threonine-protein phosphatase 2A 56 kDa regulatory subunit gamma isoform isoform X4 — translated: MLTCNKTGDRMVVDAPNSNGPFQPVALMHFRDVAPAEQEKLFIQKLRQCCVLFDFLSDPLSDLKWKEVKRAALSEMVEYITHNRNVITEPIYPEVVHMFAVNMFRTLPPSSNPTGAEFDPEEDEPTLEAAWPHLQLVYEFFLRFLESPDFQPNIAKKYIDQKFVMQLLELFDSEDPRERDFLKTTLHRIYGKFLGLRAYIRKQINNIFYRFIYETEHHNGIAELLEILGSIINGFALPLKEEHKIFLLKVLLPLHKVKSLSVYHPQLAYCVVQFLEKDSTLTEPVVMALLKYWPKTHSPKEVMFLNELEEILDVIEPSEFVKVQEPLFRQLAKCVSSPHFQVAERALYYWNNEYIMSLISDNAAKILPIMFPALYRNSKTHWNKTIHGLIYNALKLFMEMNQKLFDDCTQQFRAEKNKEKAKSKEREEAWIKIENLAKSNPQLQHDQRKERPMVRRKSELPQDIYTTKALESHRRAEDMLTTHDGL
- the ppp2r5ca gene encoding serine/threonine-protein phosphatase 2A 56 kDa regulatory subunit gamma isoform isoform X1, whose amino-acid sequence is MPHKSKKEKESSKSGRSKKSGSKNGPAGDQDGSNKKVPPATQLMRVKQPGSHSAMKREKRFSTSSFPLSANRELQKLPALADVAPAEQEKLFIQKLRQCCVLFDFLSDPLSDLKWKEVKRAALSEMVEYITHNRNVITEPIYPEVVHMFAVNMFRTLPPSSNPTGAEFDPEEDEPTLEAAWPHLQLVYEFFLRFLESPDFQPNIAKKYIDQKFVMQLLELFDSEDPRERDFLKTTLHRIYGKFLGLRAYIRKQINNIFYRFIYETEHHNGIAELLEILGSIINGFALPLKEEHKIFLLKVLLPLHKVKSLSVYHPQLAYCVVQFLEKDSTLTEPVVMALLKYWPKTHSPKEVMFLNELEEILDVIEPSEFVKVQEPLFRQLAKCVSSPHFQVAERALYYWNNEYIMSLISDNAAKILPIMFPALYRNSKTHWNKTIHGLIYNALKLFMEMNQKLFDDCTQQFRAEKNKEKAKSKEREEAWIKIENLAKSNPQFSMYVDSSDLNSPVAMETDVPLIEDVQRLKKTVEEGATQLQHDQRKERPMVRRKSELPQDIYTTKALESHRRAEDMLTTHDGL
- the ppp2r5ca gene encoding serine/threonine-protein phosphatase 2A 56 kDa regulatory subunit gamma isoform isoform X3, with the protein product MLTCNKTGDRMVVDAPNSNGPFQPVALMHFRDVAPAEQEKLFIQKLRQCCVLFDFLSDPLSDLKWKEVKRAALSEMVEYITHNRNVITEPIYPEVVHMFAVNMFRTLPPSSNPTGAEFDPEEDEPTLEAAWPHLQLVYEFFLRFLESPDFQPNIAKKYIDQKFVMQLLELFDSEDPRERDFLKTTLHRIYGKFLGLRAYIRKQINNIFYRFIYETEHHNGIAELLEILGSIINGFALPLKEEHKIFLLKVLLPLHKVKSLSVYHPQLAYCVVQFLEKDSTLTEPVVMALLKYWPKTHSPKEVMFLNELEEILDVIEPSEFVKVQEPLFRQLAKCVSSPHFQVAERALYYWNNEYIMSLISDNAAKILPIMFPALYRNSKTHWNKTIHGLIYNALKLFMEMNQKLFDDCTQQFRAEKNKEKAKSKEREEAWIKIENLAKSNPQFSMYVDSSDLNSPVAMETDVPLIEDVQRLKKTVEEGATQLQHDQRKERPMVRRKSELPQDIYTTKALESHRRAEDMLTTHDGL
- the ppp2r5ca gene encoding serine/threonine-protein phosphatase 2A 56 kDa regulatory subunit gamma isoform isoform X2 — its product is MPHKSKKEKESSKSGRSKKSGSKNGPAGDQDGSNKKVPPATQLMRVKQPGSHSAMKREKRFSTSSFPLSANRELQKLPALADVAPAEQEKLFIQKLRQCCVLFDFLSDPLSDLKWKEVKRAALSEMVEYITHNRNVITEPIYPEVVHMFAVNMFRTLPPSSNPTGAEFDPEEDEPTLEAAWPHLQLVYEFFLRFLESPDFQPNIAKKYIDQKFVMQLLELFDSEDPRERDFLKTTLHRIYGKFLGLRAYIRKQINNIFYRFIYETEHHNGIAELLEILGSIINGFALPLKEEHKIFLLKVLLPLHKVKSLSVYHPQLAYCVVQFLEKDSTLTEPVVMALLKYWPKTHSPKEVMFLNELEEILDVIEPSEFVKVQEPLFRQLAKCVSSPHFQVAERALYYWNNEYIMSLISDNAAKILPIMFPALYRNSKTHWNKTIHGLIYNALKLFMEMNQKLFDDCTQQFRAEKNKEKAKSKEREEAWIKIENLAKSNPQLQHDQRKERPMVRRKSELPQDIYTTKALESHRRAEDMLTTHDGL